A section of the Thermotoga caldifontis AZM44c09 genome encodes:
- a CDS encoding M20/M25/M40 family metallo-hydrolase: MNTKELLVQLSNVDGPSGFETLVLDVIEPILQKFCDRTWRSGLGTLVGEKKGSGKKKIGIFAHADEIGFVVTKIEEDGFLRLETVGGVDPKALLAQRVKIYSKRKIVSGIVGTLPPHLQKEEHRSRFPDYDRIFVDVSFDEAASEVRVGDVCVFDVKAIEVNGKVSGKALDNRAGCASLLLAAEFLQRMKHDSDVYFVFSSQEEIAGPGAASIAYELRLDEAIVVDVTHANVKHSVYPVIKLGEGPAIGVGIPVDYGFYKRATEIAQKHGVKIQTEPIPGRSGTDTDQVQITSVGVKTLLISIPLMYMHTPVETVDPKDVEETARLLALIAAE; the protein is encoded by the coding sequence TTGAACACGAAAGAATTACTCGTGCAGCTGTCGAACGTTGATGGACCGTCGGGTTTCGAAACACTCGTGCTCGATGTGATAGAACCCATACTGCAGAAATTCTGCGATAGAACCTGGAGGAGTGGTTTAGGGACACTCGTGGGTGAGAAGAAGGGTTCGGGCAAAAAGAAGATCGGCATTTTCGCCCACGCTGACGAGATAGGTTTCGTCGTAACGAAAATCGAGGAAGATGGCTTCTTGCGTCTTGAAACCGTTGGCGGAGTAGATCCCAAGGCTCTCTTAGCTCAGAGAGTGAAGATCTACTCCAAAAGAAAGATCGTGAGCGGTATCGTGGGCACGTTACCACCGCATCTGCAGAAGGAAGAGCACAGATCGCGTTTCCCCGATTACGACAGAATCTTCGTCGACGTTTCCTTCGATGAAGCCGCGAGCGAGGTTCGTGTCGGAGACGTGTGCGTTTTCGATGTCAAAGCGATCGAGGTGAACGGCAAGGTTTCTGGAAAAGCTCTCGATAACAGGGCAGGTTGTGCATCTTTGTTGCTCGCAGCGGAGTTTCTTCAAAGGATGAAGCACGATAGCGATGTATATTTCGTCTTTTCGAGTCAGGAAGAAATAGCGGGTCCCGGCGCAGCCTCGATCGCTTACGAACTAAGACTCGATGAAGCGATAGTTGTGGATGTGACGCACGCGAACGTGAAGCATTCTGTGTATCCTGTGATAAAGCTCGGCGAAGGGCCGGCCATAGGGGTCGGTATCCCTGTGGACTATGGATTCTACAAACGAGCGACTGAAATCGCTCAGAAGCATGGTGTGAAGATACAGACCGAACCGATTCCCGGTCGCTCCGGTACAGACACCGATCAGGTTCAGATCACCAGCGTTGGGGTCAAAACGTTGCTCATCTCCATTCCGCTCATGTACATGCACACGCCCGTTGAAACAGTCGATCCTAAGGATGTCGAAGAAACTGCAAGGCTTCTGGCATTGATCGCAGCCGAGTGA
- a CDS encoding M42 family metallopeptidase, with the protein MYLKELSLINGASGDEGRVRDFIKRTIQDRVDEVWEDRLGNLIAFRKGTKGNRKILFAAHMDEVGFMVTNIDEDGTLLFAPVGAVETQVVVGKQVKIKDSIMGVIGFKPIHLQEKDQLLKPIRYEELRIYIGARNKEEAQKMVSIGDYVNFVTEYRQNGRRASGKAFDDRVGCSVLMDVIDKRQRYENDVYFAFVVQEEVGLRGSAVVVEQVKPDVAIVIEGTIAGDDPGLEKDRWSTHLGEGPAVTFMHSGYVVNQKVFQAILSVAEKHGIPHQFRRRIPGSTDAGRLARTGPGTASGVISVPTRYIHSPVCMIDLEDYANTVLLIEKILEEGEVFAK; encoded by the coding sequence GTGTATTTGAAGGAACTGTCACTGATCAACGGTGCCTCCGGTGATGAAGGTAGGGTCCGTGATTTCATAAAACGAACGATTCAGGACAGAGTCGACGAAGTGTGGGAGGACAGGCTCGGAAATCTGATCGCTTTCAGAAAGGGAACCAAAGGTAACCGCAAGATTCTGTTCGCCGCTCACATGGACGAAGTTGGGTTCATGGTGACGAACATCGACGAAGACGGAACGCTCCTCTTTGCTCCTGTCGGGGCCGTCGAAACCCAGGTGGTCGTCGGCAAACAGGTTAAGATCAAGGACTCGATCATGGGAGTGATCGGTTTCAAGCCGATTCACCTTCAGGAGAAGGACCAGCTGCTGAAACCGATCCGGTACGAAGAGTTAAGGATCTACATAGGTGCCAGAAATAAAGAAGAAGCGCAGAAGATGGTCAGCATTGGAGATTACGTGAACTTCGTGACTGAGTACAGGCAGAACGGACGAAGGGCCAGCGGCAAGGCGTTCGATGATCGCGTGGGTTGTTCGGTGCTCATGGACGTTATAGACAAACGGCAGCGTTATGAAAACGATGTTTACTTTGCGTTCGTGGTACAGGAAGAGGTCGGCCTCCGCGGCAGTGCCGTCGTGGTGGAGCAGGTCAAACCCGACGTGGCCATCGTCATCGAGGGAACGATCGCGGGAGACGATCCAGGACTGGAGAAAGACCGCTGGTCAACCCACCTGGGAGAAGGACCCGCGGTGACGTTCATGCACAGCGGTTACGTGGTCAACCAGAAGGTGTTCCAGGCCATCCTGTCGGTTGCTGAGAAACATGGCATACCCCACCAGTTCAGAAGAAGAATTCCGGGTTCGACCGACGCGGGCAGGCTCGCGAGAACTGGTCCCGGAACGGCATCGGGTGTGATCTCCGTTCCAACGCGTTACATACACAGCCCCGTTTGCATGATCGATCTCGAGGATTATGCGAACACGGTTCTGTTGATAGAGAAAATCCTGGAAGAAGGGGAGGTATTCGCAAAATGA
- a CDS encoding M42 family metallopeptidase, with translation MIELIKKLTQAYGPSGRESEVQKLILEELADHIDGYKFDAVGNLLVWKQGSSGKKILFDAHVDEIGLVVTNITDKGFLRVDAVGGVVPHTFVGHRVRFPNAVGIVYVEGETEEERKKNWTNLTLDNMFVDIGAKSYEEAKSKVPIGSFGVYDSYFYQMGDYLVSKAMDDRIGCAIVVELFKRLSSCPNTIIGSFSVQEEVGLVGASVAAYTFAPDVCVAVDVTDSADYPKAFKRHSMVLGKGPAIKVKDKASVSNRQIVEKLVELAEANHIPYQMEVLTFGGTNAAALQRTRAGIPSATVSIPTRYVHSPSETVCLSDVENAVELLIQYAMKGV, from the coding sequence ATGATAGAGCTCATCAAGAAATTGACACAGGCGTACGGTCCGAGCGGCAGAGAATCTGAGGTTCAAAAACTCATCCTCGAAGAACTGGCTGACCACATAGATGGTTACAAGTTCGACGCTGTTGGAAATCTCCTGGTTTGGAAACAGGGCAGCAGTGGAAAAAAGATACTGTTCGACGCTCACGTCGACGAGATAGGGCTGGTGGTCACGAACATCACCGATAAAGGTTTTCTCAGGGTCGACGCCGTTGGGGGTGTCGTGCCACACACCTTCGTTGGTCACCGGGTCAGATTTCCAAATGCCGTAGGGATCGTCTACGTGGAAGGTGAGACAGAAGAGGAGAGAAAGAAGAACTGGACGAATCTGACTCTCGATAACATGTTTGTGGACATAGGTGCGAAGAGTTACGAAGAAGCGAAAAGCAAAGTTCCCATCGGTTCCTTTGGTGTCTACGACAGTTATTTCTACCAGATGGGAGATTACCTGGTGAGCAAAGCGATGGACGACAGGATAGGTTGCGCGATCGTTGTGGAACTGTTCAAGAGACTCAGTTCGTGTCCAAACACGATCATAGGCTCTTTCTCGGTTCAGGAAGAAGTTGGCCTCGTTGGCGCGTCCGTAGCAGCCTATACGTTTGCACCAGACGTGTGTGTGGCGGTTGATGTGACCGATTCTGCGGATTATCCGAAAGCTTTCAAGAGACACTCCATGGTGCTTGGAAAGGGTCCTGCGATAAAGGTCAAAGATAAAGCGTCCGTGAGCAACAGACAGATAGTAGAGAAGCTCGTCGAACTCGCCGAGGCCAACCACATTCCTTACCAGATGGAGGTTCTCACCTTCGGAGGCACGAACGCGGCCGCACTGCAGAGGACGAGGGCAGGCATCCCGTCGGCCACCGTTTCGATCCCGACTAGGTACGTTCACAGTCCCAGCGAGACCGTGTGCCTTTCCGACGTGGAGAACGCCGTTGAACTGTTGATTCAGTACGCGATGAAAGGAGTGTGA
- a CDS encoding SPOR domain-containing protein: protein MPRREIRLTDTQARVLAILIIIFSVGFAGFSLATFLLMKSRENVRVEIVEIPPARVEVPQIEKPAMEQPAAPLELPGVYTVETYDYRKLILEATEMVERGVEVSCYALEPNEAVGVIRTAKKPFLITQVSRDTCIVAFVGGHRLQNRPEQKSLYGVYVLSSTSKESALERMFALRSAGYPSYLMKFTRDGRDWFTLVVGAFPTLELAEEFNKNLNWNEVMRISGASKPGFTGRISP from the coding sequence ATGCCGCGTAGGGAGATAAGATTGACCGATACGCAGGCACGTGTGTTAGCAATTTTAATAATTATCTTCAGCGTGGGGTTCGCGGGGTTCAGCCTTGCAACGTTTCTGTTGATGAAGAGTCGGGAGAACGTGAGGGTCGAGATCGTGGAGATTCCCCCGGCCAGGGTCGAGGTGCCACAGATCGAGAAGCCAGCGATGGAACAACCAGCTGCTCCCTTAGAGTTGCCCGGAGTTTACACAGTCGAGACTTACGACTACAGGAAGTTGATATTGGAAGCCACGGAGATGGTGGAAAGAGGTGTTGAGGTCTCCTGTTACGCGCTGGAACCTAACGAGGCTGTTGGCGTGATCAGGACGGCAAAAAAGCCCTTTTTGATCACGCAAGTTTCGAGGGACACGTGCATCGTCGCTTTCGTGGGAGGTCACAGGTTACAGAACAGGCCTGAGCAGAAATCGCTTTATGGCGTGTACGTCCTTTCCAGCACGAGCAAGGAATCCGCGCTGGAAAGGATGTTCGCACTCAGGAGTGCTGGCTATCCTTCGTATCTGATGAAGTTTACAAGAGACGGCAGAGACTGGTTCACACTCGTCGTGGGTGCTTTTCCAACGCTCGAGCTGGCTGAAGAATTCAATAAGAACTTGAACTGGAACGAGGTCATGAGAATATCTGGCGCGAGTAAACCAGGTTTCACCGGGAGGATCTCTCCTTGA
- a CDS encoding ComEA family DNA-binding protein: MKFSTSEKRILLLLFVGVLLLSGAVVELRTKKNEQIPVETRRNVEFPIDVNVASVDDLKMLPGIGEVKAKAIVEYRTRNGPFKNLNDLERVPGIGKKTVERLAAYVNLSGAGNGDTQNKINVNTASLEELMNLPGIGEVKAAEIIKMREKVRFSKPEDLLNVPGIGPKTLEKIRDLITF, encoded by the coding sequence TTGAAGTTCTCCACTTCTGAGAAAAGGATACTCTTGCTGTTGTTCGTGGGCGTGCTGCTCCTGAGTGGAGCTGTGGTCGAACTGAGAACGAAGAAGAACGAACAGATTCCTGTTGAAACTCGCAGAAACGTTGAATTTCCCATCGACGTGAACGTTGCGAGCGTCGACGATCTGAAAATGCTTCCGGGTATAGGTGAAGTCAAGGCAAAGGCGATCGTAGAGTATAGAACCAGAAACGGGCCATTCAAGAATCTGAACGATCTCGAACGGGTGCCTGGCATTGGGAAGAAGACCGTAGAGAGGTTGGCAGCTTATGTGAATCTTTCGGGTGCAGGGAACGGCGACACTCAGAACAAGATCAACGTGAACACGGCGAGCTTGGAAGAACTGATGAACCTGCCAGGTATAGGCGAGGTGAAGGCAGCAGAGATAATCAAAATGAGGGAAAAGGTGCGATTCTCGAAACCTGAAGATCTGCTGAACGTTCCGGGCATAGGCCCGAAGACACTGGAAAAGATCAGAGATCTCATAACCTTTTAG
- a CDS encoding OmpH family outer membrane protein, whose protein sequence is MKRVLVVGLLLAVVLIFLYGSSSGSPRIVFADVNRVVQEYPKWIELNQKYAQDAQFYQQKLNEMMAELDKLQKAGAPQSEIEKKQAEILARKQQYEQLLQSEYQPKMQAVLDELATKIESFAKTMGYDFVIKKEALLYADDAYDVTEQLVKYLKSQ, encoded by the coding sequence GTGAAGCGCGTGCTCGTTGTAGGATTGTTGCTGGCAGTTGTTCTCATCTTTCTCTACGGATCGAGCTCAGGAAGTCCGAGAATCGTCTTCGCGGATGTGAACAGGGTGGTACAGGAATACCCAAAGTGGATTGAACTGAACCAGAAGTACGCTCAGGACGCACAGTTCTACCAGCAGAAACTCAACGAAATGATGGCCGAACTCGATAAACTCCAGAAAGCTGGAGCCCCGCAGAGCGAAATCGAAAAGAAGCAAGCAGAAATACTCGCCAGAAAGCAACAGTACGAACAGCTGTTACAGAGCGAATATCAGCCAAAAATGCAGGCAGTTCTGGACGAACTTGCAACAAAGATAGAATCCTTTGCGAAGACGATGGGCTACGATTTTGTGATAAAGAAAGAGGCTTTGTTGTACGCGGACGATGCGTACGATGTGACCGAACAGCTTGTTAAGTACCTCAAGAGTCAGTGA
- the lptB gene encoding LPS export ABC transporter ATP-binding protein, whose protein sequence is MEIVGRGLVKKFGRKTVVDNVDVRVRQGEVVGLLGPNGAGKTTLFNMILGLVTPTKGEVYLGDRNITNLPVSRRARLGITYLQQETSVFTGIKVWENIDFVLRFRVKERAVREKMVEELMREFGIWELRNQYASDLSGGEKRRLELARMMALKPLFLLLDEPFVGIDPKTVKDIQQMIRSLSARNIGIIVTDHSVDALVPVVDRLYIMHKGRIIAEGEPEKVLNDPLVKEVYLGA, encoded by the coding sequence ATGGAAATTGTAGGCCGCGGTTTAGTCAAGAAATTCGGAAGAAAGACAGTCGTGGACAACGTAGACGTGAGGGTGCGTCAAGGCGAGGTCGTCGGACTGCTTGGTCCAAACGGTGCAGGGAAGACGACGCTGTTCAACATGATCCTCGGTCTGGTGACGCCCACGAAGGGTGAAGTTTACCTTGGTGATAGAAACATCACCAATTTGCCTGTAAGCAGGCGTGCGAGGCTTGGTATAACGTACTTGCAGCAGGAAACCTCCGTCTTCACCGGCATAAAGGTGTGGGAAAACATCGACTTTGTACTCCGATTCAGAGTGAAAGAGAGAGCTGTTCGTGAGAAGATGGTCGAAGAACTCATGCGCGAATTCGGCATCTGGGAACTGAGAAACCAGTACGCTTCGGACCTTTCAGGAGGAGAAAAGAGGAGACTGGAGCTGGCCAGGATGATGGCTCTGAAGCCTCTCTTCTTGCTACTCGACGAACCTTTCGTTGGAATAGATCCAAAAACTGTGAAGGACATACAGCAGATGATTCGTTCTTTGAGCGCCCGAAACATAGGTATAATCGTGACCGATCACAGTGTGGATGCACTCGTACCCGTGGTCGATAGGCTCTACATAATGCACAAAGGCAGAATCATAGCGGAAGGTGAACCAGAAAAAGTGCTGAACGATCCTTTAGTCAAGGAGGTCTACCTTGGTGCATGA
- a CDS encoding TIGR00725 family protein, whose product MNVGVVGYSGPIDQPPISEIAQLCLNLGEALAREGYTIVCGGRDGVMELVSKGARKVGGNIIGVLPVGEEGNPYLTVRIKTPFDNVTRSLVLVQTSDVVISIGGEIGTAIEVLIAYAKAKPVVLFEGTGGWTDRFAELLIEGRYLDNRKIVEVLKARSVEQILQILRKMRR is encoded by the coding sequence ATGAACGTTGGAGTTGTTGGATATTCTGGACCTATAGACCAACCACCGATCAGTGAAATAGCGCAGTTGTGCCTGAATTTGGGAGAGGCCCTCGCTCGGGAAGGCTACACGATCGTGTGTGGTGGACGAGACGGTGTGATGGAACTGGTCTCGAAGGGTGCGAGAAAAGTTGGAGGCAACATCATAGGTGTTCTTCCCGTGGGAGAAGAAGGCAACCCATACCTGACGGTCAGGATCAAAACCCCGTTCGACAACGTCACGAGGTCTCTGGTCCTGGTGCAGACGAGCGACGTGGTGATTTCTATAGGAGGAGAGATCGGAACCGCCATAGAGGTTCTCATCGCTTACGCCAAAGCCAAGCCAGTCGTTCTCTTCGAAGGTACCGGCGGCTGGACGGACCGCTTCGCCGAGTTGCTCATAGAAGGCAGATATCTCGACAACCGAAAGATTGTGGAAGTCTTGAAAGCGAGGAGCGTTGAGCAGATACTTCAGATACTCAGGAAGATGAGGAGGTAG
- the gltX gene encoding glutamate--tRNA ligase, which produces MSEVRLRFAPSPTGYLHVGGARTALFNWLYARKMDGKFILRIEDTDLQRSTREYEQAIMEALRWCGIDWDEGPDVGGPYGPYRQSERTRAGIYAEYAKKLIEMGRAYYTVYDKVDRKKELFRTFEYPKQYVDEGHDVTISFKVLEGKTKFYDLLKGELEFDNSTIEDFVMIKSDGFPTYNYAVVIDDHLMRITHVFRGEDHVSNTPKQIMIYKALDWEIPQFMHIPLILGFDRTPLSKRHGATSVEHFRSIGILSRGLMNYLALLGWSVGEEEIFDVRARIKQFDPSTISNKGVVFDPAKLEWVNGKHMRMMSVEELLNEFEEWIRFTGRRAPQVERDYALKVVQACREKVNTLGQLYDFAYPFFFEDYEFEEQFVTEYLLSPYAESVLKKSLETFSQLEDWTVAGTEKACRSLAELGIASKNKVFQTIRGAVTGRLVTPGLFETLSILGKKRTVERLQRALEYRSKKIHQDISPA; this is translated from the coding sequence GTGAGCGAAGTGAGATTGAGATTCGCACCGAGTCCAACGGGTTATCTGCACGTTGGTGGTGCACGTACAGCACTCTTCAACTGGCTGTACGCACGGAAGATGGACGGAAAGTTCATACTCAGGATAGAAGACACCGACCTGCAGCGGTCCACCAGAGAGTACGAGCAGGCGATCATGGAAGCGTTGAGATGGTGCGGTATAGACTGGGACGAAGGTCCAGACGTGGGCGGACCGTACGGTCCGTACAGGCAGAGTGAGAGAACCAGGGCGGGTATATATGCGGAATACGCGAAGAAACTCATTGAAATGGGGCGTGCGTACTACACTGTTTACGACAAGGTGGACAGAAAGAAAGAACTTTTCAGGACCTTCGAGTATCCAAAACAGTACGTAGATGAAGGCCACGACGTGACGATCAGTTTCAAGGTACTGGAAGGAAAGACGAAGTTCTACGATCTGCTCAAGGGTGAGCTCGAGTTCGACAACTCTACGATCGAAGATTTCGTGATGATCAAATCTGACGGTTTTCCGACGTACAACTACGCCGTCGTGATAGACGATCATCTGATGCGCATCACACACGTGTTCCGTGGCGAAGACCACGTTTCCAACACACCCAAACAGATCATGATCTATAAAGCCCTCGATTGGGAGATCCCGCAATTCATGCACATACCGCTGATACTCGGATTCGACAGAACGCCACTGAGCAAACGCCACGGCGCCACGAGTGTTGAGCATTTCAGAAGCATAGGGATTCTCAGCAGAGGACTGATGAACTATCTGGCGCTGCTTGGCTGGAGCGTCGGAGAGGAAGAGATATTCGACGTCAGAGCGAGGATAAAGCAGTTCGATCCGTCCACGATATCGAACAAAGGTGTCGTTTTTGATCCTGCAAAGCTCGAGTGGGTGAACGGGAAGCACATGAGGATGATGAGCGTCGAGGAACTGCTCAACGAATTTGAAGAATGGATCCGCTTCACCGGCAGAAGAGCTCCACAGGTGGAGAGAGATTACGCACTCAAAGTGGTGCAGGCCTGCCGCGAGAAGGTCAACACCCTCGGGCAGCTCTACGACTTTGCCTATCCGTTCTTCTTCGAAGATTACGAGTTTGAAGAACAGTTCGTCACAGAGTACCTGCTGAGCCCGTACGCTGAAAGTGTGCTGAAAAAGTCGCTCGAGACGTTCAGCCAGCTTGAGGATTGGACTGTAGCCGGAACGGAAAAGGCCTGCCGCAGTTTAGCAGAGCTCGGCATCGCGTCGAAGAACAAGGTCTTCCAGACGATCCGGGGTGCCGTGACTGGTCGACTGGTCACTCCCGGCCTGTTCGAGACGCTGTCGATCCTGGGCAAAAAACGAACCGTTGAGCGATTACAACGGGCGCTGGAGTATCGCAGCAAGAAGATCCATCAAGATATCAGCCCAGCGTAG
- a CDS encoding cupin domain-containing protein, producing MVIKPDSMRKELVSNMRGGKGQVEITHLVDRNLLANEAGLFAKLTLKPGTSIGPHRHENEFEVFFVLSGRGIFYDNDNPVEVQAGDVCLTMSGETHSIENNSSEDLVLLAVIILLPV from the coding sequence ATGGTCATCAAACCTGACAGTATGAGGAAAGAACTCGTTTCTAACATGAGGGGTGGTAAGGGCCAGGTGGAGATAACGCACCTCGTTGATCGGAACCTGTTAGCCAACGAAGCCGGACTGTTCGCGAAACTCACGCTCAAACCTGGCACATCAATAGGACCGCACAGGCACGAGAACGAATTCGAAGTGTTCTTTGTCCTGTCCGGCAGGGGTATCTTCTACGACAACGATAATCCTGTGGAAGTGCAGGCAGGGGACGTGTGCCTGACGATGTCCGGAGAAACACACTCGATCGAGAACAATTCCAGCGAAGATCTCGTGCTCCTGGCGGTCATAATACTCTTACCGGTTTGA
- a CDS encoding Y-family DNA polymerase, producing MALVDMDAFFASIECARNPFLKDKPVAVIGWGRRTAISSANYIAKQFGVKTGMAPQIARKLCPELILVKADFAEYESVSLNIESLVCKYFPVYIRSSIDEFYIDLNVAHPIERLKRLKREIFQTHRITCSIGVAPNPALSKIASEMCKPNGFMVIEKDQVSSFLQGLPVSLVPGVGKKTEEHLKRMKIETVGDLIEFCKDRSSPESIRQIVSSLLSENFDRKEFFKKKPPKSFSHMKTFDFDVSDKNILKHVALYLLYRSYLRMIREGYGAKTVSLIVRYAKYGTFSCSKSLSSWSNDFLSFVEVLEFMLSRGIEETPVRMLGVSLGDVKSMGAIQLHLFRDCEKIMKAIQLNGVEISSKLFLKKVSS from the coding sequence AAGCCAGTTGCGGTGATAGGGTGGGGGAGAAGGACCGCCATATCTTCCGCGAACTACATTGCGAAACAGTTCGGTGTGAAGACTGGTATGGCCCCACAGATCGCAAGAAAGCTCTGTCCGGAGTTGATCCTTGTCAAGGCTGACTTCGCCGAGTACGAGTCCGTATCTCTCAACATAGAGTCCCTCGTGTGCAAGTATTTTCCTGTCTACATTCGAAGCAGCATAGACGAATTCTACATCGATCTCAACGTTGCTCATCCCATCGAGAGATTGAAGAGACTGAAGCGGGAGATCTTTCAAACGCACCGCATCACCTGTTCCATCGGAGTGGCGCCGAACCCCGCTTTGAGCAAGATCGCCTCTGAGATGTGTAAACCAAACGGATTCATGGTGATAGAGAAAGATCAGGTGTCGTCGTTCCTGCAAGGTTTGCCGGTTTCGCTCGTACCGGGAGTCGGTAAGAAAACGGAGGAACACTTGAAGCGAATGAAAATAGAAACCGTGGGGGATTTGATAGAATTCTGCAAAGATCGTTCTTCACCCGAGAGCATCAGACAGATCGTTTCTTCCCTGCTGAGCGAAAATTTCGACAGGAAAGAATTTTTCAAGAAGAAACCTCCCAAGAGCTTTTCACACATGAAAACCTTCGATTTCGACGTATCGGACAAAAACATCTTGAAACATGTGGCACTCTACCTGCTGTACAGGTCCTATTTGAGGATGATCCGGGAAGGTTACGGCGCGAAGACAGTCTCACTGATCGTCAGATACGCAAAATATGGAACATTTTCCTGCTCCAAAAGTCTCAGCAGCTGGTCGAACGACTTCTTGAGCTTTGTAGAGGTCCTGGAATTCATGCTTTCGCGAGGCATAGAAGAAACCCCCGTGAGAATGCTTGGAGTATCTCTCGGTGACGTCAAATCGATGGGTGCGATCCAGCTTCATCTGTTCAGAGATTGTGAAAAGATCATGAAAGCCATTCAACTCAACGGTGTCGAGATATCATCGAAACTCTTTTTGAAAAAGGTGAGCAGTTGA